Proteins from a genomic interval of Triplophysa dalaica isolate WHDGS20190420 chromosome 13, ASM1584641v1, whole genome shotgun sequence:
- the asb2a.2 gene encoding ankyrin repeat and SOCS box protein 2, producing the protein MAVAKMPMPASRMTDESEDDYSAYADMSDEQLLQLAIKQSLAETNLTPWQIRQINSNTKSTAPFATQRSPSNPSKLPATASANPPSESHCLNINRDISHHIFCKNEDKVIAWTRHNGHLRVTVETVNDLDPFLSAIWRGDEKALRDILNSNLNILDEPNKDGWIPLHECAFYGHVECLKILLEARPDTINKRTKTNQTPLYLAVTRKHLSCVEYLLKKGAGPNIANVHWETPMNKACDNAHEAMVGILLKFGASPNKACVQGVTPLHEAVMNKNVQICKMLLQAEANLRAKTIYGIDPVFVAAQSGAVEVLCFLISEGGNINTQANDGATALFEASKNGHVEVVKILLSNGADVNRANKTGLLPIHIAAKNGHERIIVALLNPKTSRTKVRFSGISPLHFAAERNRDEVLVTLIEAGYDVNTTMSDDWSKMHEDRRSTALYSAVANRNLEAACMLLEAGADPNLDIFNPLLVAARKGWMEMVMLLVEHGANLNNLLPTHPTTFPTVLVFCVRNLPMMKYILDNGCDALSCFSCQYGSSPHPPIIPRGNGRERLYYLNEQPSDYCLQFCELLSAPSVSSDMVPIIDMLLDYVGHVKLCSRITEHLDSNGWKDWMLIKEKLVLPCTLMHLSRLKIRKLLEVQRLPRISALPLPNRLIKFLRYERESFEDILK; encoded by the exons ATGGCAGTCGCCAAAATGCCGATGCCCGCTTCAAGGATGACAGATGAAAGCGAGGATGACTACAGTGCTTATGCAGACATGTCTGATGAACAGCTATTGCAGTTAGCTATCAAACAAAGTCTAGCTGAAACTAATTTAACCCCATGGCAGATTCGACAAATAAACAGCAACACAAAATCAACAGCCCCTTTCGCTACGCAACGATCACCATCCAACCCATCCAAACTCCCTGCAACTGCCTCTGCAAACCCTCCCAG TGAGAGTCATTGTCTAAACATCAACAGAGATATTTCACATCATATCTTCTGTAAAAATGAGGACAAGGTGATTGCCTGGACAAGGCACAATGGACACCTGCGTGTCACGGTGGAGACTGTGAA tgaTTTAGACCCTTTCCTCTCAGCAATTTGGAGAGGTGATGAAAAGGCTTTGAGAGACATCCTTAACTCAAACCTTAACATTCTTGATGAACCCAATAAGGACGGCTGGATTCCACTTCATGAATGTGCATTCTATGGCCATGTTGAATGTCTTAAGATTTTACTCGAAG CCAGGCCAGATACAATCAATAAACGAACGAAAACAAATCAGACGCCGCTTTATCTGGCTGTAACTCGCAAACATCTTTCTTGTGTCGAATATCTACTGAAGAAAGGTGCTGGTCCGAACATTGCAAATGTTCATTGGGAGACGCCAATGAACAAAg CGTGTGATAACGCACATGAAGCAATGGTGGGGATTCTTTTGAAATTTGGAGCTTCACCAAACAAGGCCTGTGTTCAAGGTGTAACTCCACTTCATGAAGCAGTGATGAACAAAAACGTACAGATTTGTAAGATGTTGCTACAAGCAGAGGCAAATCTAAGGGCCAAAACTATTTATGGCATAGATCCTGTTTTTGTGGCTGCTCAGAGTGGTGCTGTCGAGGTGCTTTGTTTCCTAATTTCTGAAG GAGGAAATATCAATACCCAGGCAAATGATGGTGCTACGGCATTATTTGAGGCTTCGAAGAATGGTCATGTTGAAGTTGTAAAGATCCTTCTGTCAAATGGAGCAGATGTGAACAGAGCCAACAAGACTGGATTACTTCCTATTCATATTGCAGCAAAGAATGGTCATGAAAGGAT CATTGTTGCCCTGCTTAACCCCAAAACCAGCCGGACCAAAGTAAGATTTTCTGGCATTAGTCCCCTCCATTTCGCGGCAGAACGGAACAGAGATGAAGTTCTAGTAACTTTAATCGAGGCTGGATACGACGTCAACACAACAATGTCAGATGACTGGTCAAAGATGCATGAAGATCGCCGTAGCACTGCTTTGTACTCGGCTGTGGCGAACAGAAACTTAGAGGCTGCCTGCATGTTATTGGAGGCAGGAGCTGACCCAAACTTGGATATTTTCAACCCCTTGCTAGTGGCAGCGAGGAAAGGATGGATGGAAATGGTGATGTTACTGGTTGAGCATGGCGCTAATCTCAATAATTTACTCCCAACTCATCCCACCACTTTCCCGACAGTGTTGGTTTTCTGTGTGAGGAACTTGCCAATGATGAAGTACATCCTGGACAATGGGTGTGATGCGCTGTCATGTTTTAGCTGCCAATATGGAAGTAGCCCTCATCCCCCCATTATACCAAGAGGAAATGGAAGAGAAagattgtattatttaaacGAACAACCATCAGATTACTGTTTACAG tTTTGTGAGCTACTTTCTGCTCCCTCAGTCAGCTCCGACATGGTACCCATCATCGACATGTTACTTGACTATGTTGGTCATGTCAAACTTTGCTCTAGAATAACTGAACACCTTGACAGTAATGGATGGAAGGACTGGATGCTTATCAAAGAGAAGCTTG TTCTTCCTTGCACCTTGATGCATCTGAGCAGACTGAAGATCCGGAAACTACTGGAAGTTCAAAGACTACCACGAATCAGTGCTCTTCCTCTACCAAACAGACTAATTAAGTTTTTAAGATATGAACGAGAGTCATTTGAGGATATCCTAAAATAA